From a region of the Triticum aestivum cultivar Chinese Spring chromosome 7D, IWGSC CS RefSeq v2.1, whole genome shotgun sequence genome:
- the LOC123165132 gene encoding photosystem II core complex proteins psbY, chloroplastic, which translates to MATIATMTMLKPAKITARSAPSSPSSSAKVASPSISLRSLQKNAAKKGALAVSPAAAAMASAFFTSLASSDAAMASQRIADVAAAAPADDNRGLLLLFVVAPALGWVLYNILQPALNQLNKMRSEKALVAGLGIGAAAAAGLAAVPEPASAAVQELAALAAVAPADDNRGLLLLFVVAPALGWVLYNILQPALNQLNKMRSN; encoded by the coding sequence ATGGCGACCATAGCCACGATGACCATGCTCAAGCCCGCCAAGATCACGGCCAGGTCGGCGCCTTCGTCGCCGTCGTCCAGCGCCAAGGTGGCGTCGCCGAGCATCTCGCTGCGCAGCCTGCAGAAGAACGCGGCCAAGAAGGGAGCCCTGGCCGTGTCGCCGGCGGCCGCGGCCATGGCGAGCGCCTTCTTCACCTCGCTGGCCTCGTCGGACGCGGCGATGGCGTCGCAGCGGATCgcggacgtggcggcggcggccccCGCGGACGACAACCGGGGCCTGCTCCTGCTCTTCGTGGTGGCGCCCGCGCTCGGGTGGGTGCTCTACAACATCCTCCAGCCGGCGCTGAACCAGCTCAACAAGATGCGGTCCGAGAAGGCGCTCGTCGCCGGGCTCGGCAtcggcgccgccgcggccgccggcctGGCCGCCGTGCCGGAGCCGGCCTCCGCTGCCGTGCAGGAGCTGGCCGCGCTGGCGGCGGTCGCGCCGGCCGACGACAACCGGGGCCTGCTGCTGCTCTTCGTGGTGGCGCCCGCCCTCGGCTGGGTGCTCTACAACATCCTGCAGCCGGCGCTGAACCAGCTCAACAAAATGCGATCCAACTGA